Proteins from a genomic interval of Pseudomonas silesiensis:
- a CDS encoding putative quinol monooxygenase, which produces MSQPFTAIATLIAKAGQQDVLEQHLRALLEPTRAEAGCGQYDLHQDLANPLAFYMIEKWSSDEALQAHDASAHIQSFRARASDFLEHFELKRLRNLA; this is translated from the coding sequence ATGTCCCAGCCGTTCACCGCCATTGCCACCCTGATCGCTAAAGCCGGCCAGCAGGACGTCCTCGAACAGCACTTGCGCGCGCTGCTGGAGCCCACCCGTGCCGAGGCCGGTTGCGGGCAATACGACCTGCATCAGGACCTCGCCAATCCGCTGGCCTTCTACATGATCGAGAAGTGGAGCAGTGATGAAGCGCTGCAAGCACATGATGCCAGCGCGCATATCCAGAGTTTCCGTGCCAGGGCGAGCGATTTCCTCGAACACTTTGAACTCAAGCGCCTGCGTAATCTGGCCTGA
- a CDS encoding metallophosphoesterase: protein MRIQALSDIHNEFSLFNPPCLDVDVVILAGDIDTGTRGVEWANKTFHCPVIYVGGNHEYYKGHLDRTLQKMREKALPHVHVLENEQVVINGVRFLGTTGWTDFYSTDNATSAMLAAQLSMNDYKQIRTGNQYHRIRPIDLQQKSHFAKQWLLSQLSTKYQGKTVVVTHHAPSPECAPGIKYEMGHLAAAYVNDWKEFAEFDIDLWVHGHTHVGYHKSINGIPHASNPRGYPFEDTGFVSDLVLTI from the coding sequence ATGAGGATTCAAGCTCTATCAGATATTCATAACGAATTTTCTCTATTCAATCCACCGTGCTTAGACGTTGATGTGGTGATTTTAGCCGGTGACATTGATACAGGAACTCGCGGTGTGGAATGGGCCAACAAAACCTTCCACTGCCCCGTAATCTACGTCGGCGGAAACCACGAATACTACAAAGGCCATCTTGATCGCACACTCCAAAAAATGCGTGAGAAGGCGCTTCCTCACGTACATGTTCTAGAAAACGAGCAAGTCGTCATCAATGGAGTACGGTTTCTTGGCACTACGGGTTGGACTGATTTTTACTCAACAGACAACGCCACCAGTGCGATGCTTGCCGCTCAGCTTTCCATGAATGACTACAAACAAATTAGAACAGGAAATCAATATCACCGGATAAGGCCAATAGACCTCCAGCAGAAGTCGCATTTTGCGAAACAATGGTTGCTATCGCAATTGTCCACAAAGTATCAAGGGAAGACAGTAGTCGTAACGCATCATGCGCCATCACCTGAGTGTGCCCCCGGGATTAAATATGAAATGGGGCATCTAGCTGCAGCTTACGTCAATGATTGGAAAGAATTTGCAGAATTCGATATAGACCTATGGGTTCACGGTCACACGCATGTCGGCTATCACAAATCCATTAACGGCATTCCACATGCATCCAATCCGCGTGGCTACCCGTTTGAAGACACAGGATTTGTATCGGATCTAGTGCTGACGATTTAA
- a CDS encoding adenosine deaminase: MYDWLNALPKAELHLHLEGSLEPELLFALAERNKIALPWSDVETLRKAYAFNNLQEFLDLYYQGADVLRTSQDFYDLTWAYLLRCKAQNVIHTEPFFDPQTHTDRGVPFEVVLNGIASALKDGEQQLGITSGLILSFLRHLSEEQAEKTLDQALPFRDAFVAVGLDSSEMGHPPSKFQRVFDRARHEGFLTVAHAGEEGPPEYIWEALDLLKIQRIDHGVRAIEDERLMQRIIDEQIPLTVCPLSNTKLCVFDHMSQHNILDMLERGVKVTVNSDDPAYFGGYVTENFHALYTDLGMTQDQARRLAQNSLDARLVKP, translated from the coding sequence ATGTACGACTGGCTGAACGCCCTGCCCAAGGCAGAACTGCACCTGCACCTGGAAGGCTCGCTGGAGCCTGAGCTGCTGTTCGCCCTGGCAGAACGCAACAAGATCGCCCTGCCGTGGAGCGATGTCGAAACCCTGCGCAAGGCGTACGCCTTCAACAATCTGCAAGAGTTTCTCGACCTGTATTACCAGGGCGCCGATGTGTTGCGCACCTCCCAGGATTTCTACGACCTGACCTGGGCCTATCTGTTGCGGTGCAAGGCGCAGAACGTGATTCACACCGAACCGTTCTTCGACCCACAGACCCACACCGACCGTGGCGTACCGTTCGAGGTAGTGCTCAACGGCATCGCCAGCGCGCTCAAGGACGGCGAGCAGCAACTGGGCATCACCAGCGGTTTGATCCTGAGCTTCCTGCGCCACTTGAGCGAAGAGCAAGCAGAGAAAACCCTCGACCAGGCGCTGCCGTTCCGTGATGCGTTTGTTGCCGTTGGCCTGGACAGCTCGGAAATGGGTCACCCACCGAGCAAGTTCCAGCGCGTGTTCGATCGCGCCCGCCACGAAGGTTTCCTGACCGTCGCCCACGCCGGTGAAGAAGGTCCGCCGGAGTACATCTGGGAGGCCCTGGACCTGCTGAAGATTCAGCGCATCGACCACGGTGTGCGCGCCATCGAAGACGAACGATTGATGCAGCGGATCATCGACGAACAGATTCCGTTGACCGTGTGTCCGTTGTCGAACACCAAACTGTGCGTGTTCGACCACATGTCCCAACACAACATTCTCGACATGTTGGAACGCGGAGTGAAAGTGACAGTGAACTCGGATGACCCGGCGTACTTTGGCGGGTATGTGACCGAGAACTTCCATGCGCTGTATACCGATCTGGGCATGACCCAGGATCAGGCCAGACGGTTGGCGCAGAACAGCCTGGATGCGCGCCTGGTCAAACCATAA
- a CDS encoding DUF6957 family protein has protein sequence MVTLDEIAQLLYGTDGEASGWNGTQEDLISLAGKLFPSKAFCVVRQWILIDLTVTPEEKEKLTILGLLPATLYAHEVVLDSRCRFQPKMWVRSNFGLSFIYGCMFETKNTVYLLWGPGQRKEATLEAAFSMSAG, from the coding sequence ATGGTGACCCTGGATGAAATCGCTCAGCTACTCTACGGAACCGACGGGGAGGCTTCGGGTTGGAATGGCACCCAAGAAGACTTGATTTCCCTGGCTGGGAAGTTGTTTCCTAGCAAAGCGTTTTGTGTGGTGCGGCAGTGGATCTTGATCGACCTCACTGTGACACCCGAGGAAAAGGAAAAATTGACGATACTCGGACTGTTACCAGCGACCTTGTACGCTCACGAAGTCGTCTTGGATAGCAGGTGTCGCTTTCAACCCAAAATGTGGGTGCGCAGTAATTTCGGACTGTCATTCATCTACGGCTGTATGTTTGAAACCAAGAATACCGTCTACCTCCTCTGGGGCCCAGGCCAGCGAAAAGAGGCGACTTTGGAGGCTGCTTTTTCGATGTCGGCCGGGTAA
- a CDS encoding DUF808 domain-containing protein produces MAGSSLFALLDDIATLLDDISLMSKVAAKKSASVLSDDLAVNAEQVIGMKADRELPVVWAVFKGSMRNKAILVPCALILNAVLPGAVHWLLMAGGAYLCYEGFEAIKEKLTRDRKDGRGTKKPTKPKTPEEIAAFEKRKVSGAIRTDFILSAEIIVITLNIVADASLLQQILTLIIIAIVMTIGVYGLVAGIVRMDDAGLALEKSNAQGAWGTIVRRLGGVLLSAAPILMKSLSWIGTIAMFLVGGAFVTDGIEPLTHFVDGLVESARDWELAVTWGVHCVIGALVGMTAVALVKIFSTISDQAIH; encoded by the coding sequence ATGGCCGGCAGCAGCCTGTTCGCACTATTGGACGACATCGCCACTCTGCTCGATGACATCTCCCTTATGAGTAAGGTCGCTGCGAAAAAGTCAGCGAGTGTTCTTAGTGATGACTTAGCGGTGAATGCTGAGCAGGTCATTGGGATGAAGGCTGATCGCGAGCTACCGGTGGTATGGGCTGTTTTCAAAGGGTCGATGAGGAACAAAGCCATCCTTGTTCCTTGTGCTCTGATTCTGAATGCTGTGCTGCCAGGAGCTGTTCATTGGTTGCTGATGGCCGGTGGCGCGTACCTTTGCTACGAAGGATTCGAGGCTATAAAAGAGAAGCTCACTCGTGATCGTAAGGATGGGAGAGGAACAAAAAAGCCCACGAAGCCGAAAACCCCTGAAGAGATAGCTGCGTTTGAGAAGAGAAAGGTCAGTGGGGCAATTCGTACTGATTTCATCCTCAGTGCTGAAATCATTGTCATAACGCTGAATATCGTCGCCGATGCATCTCTACTGCAGCAGATCCTGACATTGATCATCATCGCTATCGTGATGACGATTGGTGTGTATGGCTTAGTCGCGGGTATTGTCAGGATGGATGATGCAGGGCTTGCTCTTGAAAAATCAAACGCGCAAGGAGCATGGGGAACAATTGTCAGAAGGTTAGGCGGAGTGCTTCTTTCCGCTGCCCCCATACTGATGAAGTCATTGTCCTGGATCGGGACTATTGCGATGTTCTTGGTCGGCGGTGCGTTCGTAACAGACGGCATCGAGCCTCTCACGCATTTTGTGGATGGTCTCGTAGAGAGTGCGAGAGATTGGGAGCTAGCTGTGACTTGGGGAGTTCACTGTGTAATTGGCGCTTTGGTTGGTATGACGGCAGTTGCGCTGGTTAAAATCTTCTCGACCATTTCCGATCAAGCAATACACTAG
- a CDS encoding zinc-binding alcohol dehydrogenase family protein has product MKAIAYYASLPISDEQSLQEIELPEPVAGPRDLLVEVKAISVNPVDTKVRQNVQPESGTAKVLGWDVAGVVKAVGSEVTLFKAGDKVFYAGSIARAGGNSELHVVDERIVGHMPASLGFAEAAALPLTAITAWELLFERLQVHEGQTDEGQSLLIVGAAGGVGSILTQLASQLTGLKVIGTASRPQTRSWVSELGADLVIDHSQPLSEELKRAGIGHVTHVASLTQTDHHLDQLVEALAPQGKLALIDDPKALDVTKLKRKSLSLHWEFMYTRSLFETPDMIKQHELLNRVAQLIDAGTLKTTVGEHFGTINAANLRRAHELLESGKSRGKIVLEGF; this is encoded by the coding sequence ATGAAAGCCATTGCCTACTACGCCTCACTGCCGATCAGCGACGAGCAATCCCTGCAAGAAATCGAACTGCCGGAACCGGTTGCCGGACCACGTGACCTGTTGGTGGAAGTCAAAGCCATCTCGGTCAACCCGGTCGACACCAAAGTACGCCAGAACGTCCAGCCTGAAAGTGGCACGGCGAAAGTGCTGGGCTGGGACGTGGCGGGTGTGGTCAAGGCCGTCGGCAGTGAAGTGACCTTGTTCAAGGCTGGCGACAAGGTGTTCTATGCCGGATCCATCGCTCGCGCTGGCGGCAACAGTGAGCTGCATGTGGTGGATGAGCGGATCGTCGGCCACATGCCCGCTTCCCTGGGTTTCGCCGAAGCCGCCGCCCTGCCGTTGACTGCCATTACTGCCTGGGAACTGCTGTTCGAGCGCTTGCAAGTGCACGAAGGCCAAACCGATGAAGGCCAGAGCCTGTTGATTGTCGGAGCGGCCGGTGGAGTGGGTTCGATCCTGACTCAACTGGCGAGCCAACTCACCGGGCTGAAAGTCATCGGCACCGCCTCCCGCCCGCAAACCCGAAGCTGGGTCAGCGAACTGGGGGCCGACCTGGTAATTGACCACAGTCAGCCGTTGAGCGAAGAACTCAAACGTGCCGGCATCGGGCATGTCACCCATGTGGCCAGCCTGACCCAGACGGATCATCACCTGGATCAACTGGTCGAGGCGCTGGCGCCACAAGGCAAACTGGCGCTGATCGATGATCCGAAGGCCCTCGACGTGACCAAGCTCAAGCGCAAGAGCCTGTCGCTGCACTGGGAGTTCATGTACACACGTTCATTGTTCGAGACCCCGGACATGATCAAGCAACATGAATTGCTCAATCGCGTCGCGCAGCTGATCGACGCCGGCACGCTGAAAACCACGGTCGGCGAGCATTTCGGCACCATCAACGCGGCCAATCTGCGTCGTGCCCACGAATTGCTGGAGAGCGGTAAATCCAGGGGCAAGATTGTGCTTGAGGGGTTCTAG
- a CDS encoding helix-turn-helix domain-containing protein has protein sequence MNAETVRELKASGLSQAEVAQRLGLASSTVHRYWQQTT, from the coding sequence ATGAATGCCGAGACAGTAAGAGAGTTGAAGGCTTCAGGATTGAGTCAGGCGGAGGTCGCACAGAGGCTTGGGCTGGCTAGTTCAACGGTGCATCGGTACTGGCAGCAAACTACGTAA
- a CDS encoding ArsR/SmtB family transcription factor — protein MEHAPCISQIATLLADPKRSAMMWALMDGTARQSEDLALLAGVSPSSASAHLGRLSAGGLLKVEIRGRKRFFRLAAPEVAAAIEALASATIASTPRDIPDIFKRHTLPSRTQAVPSPLLRARLCNDHLGGTLAADLYQRLLDAGWIEQFDQRVSITHKGATQLANRGVFVQALANSTSRAACACPDWSERRPHMGGSLGAALLQLFMQSGWMSVSNDSPAVQITAAGQREIHRFAKETELQVVP, from the coding sequence ATGGAACATGCACCTTGCATCAGCCAGATCGCCACGTTGCTGGCTGACCCTAAGCGCAGCGCAATGATGTGGGCTTTGATGGATGGCACGGCGCGACAATCCGAAGACCTGGCGTTGCTGGCCGGCGTGTCACCGTCTTCGGCCAGTGCACACCTGGGGCGTCTGTCCGCCGGTGGTCTGTTGAAAGTCGAAATCCGCGGCCGCAAGCGGTTCTTCCGGCTTGCCGCACCCGAAGTCGCTGCTGCGATAGAAGCATTGGCCAGTGCGACGATTGCCAGCACACCACGGGACATCCCGGATATTTTCAAACGCCATACACTTCCCTCCAGGACTCAGGCAGTGCCTTCACCCTTGTTGCGCGCCAGGTTGTGCAACGATCATCTGGGCGGCACTCTGGCCGCCGACCTCTACCAGCGTCTGCTGGATGCGGGCTGGATCGAGCAGTTCGATCAGCGGGTGTCGATCACTCACAAGGGCGCCACGCAACTGGCGAATCGCGGAGTGTTCGTCCAGGCGCTGGCGAACAGCACCAGCAGAGCCGCCTGTGCTTGTCCCGACTGGAGCGAAAGACGTCCGCACATGGGCGGTTCACTGGGCGCGGCGTTGCTGCAACTGTTCATGCAGTCTGGCTGGATGAGTGTGTCCAATGATTCGCCAGCCGTGCAGATCACCGCCGCTGGGCAGCGGGAAATACATCGTTTTGCCAAGGAGACCGAGTTGCAAGTGGTGCCGTAG
- a CDS encoding helix-turn-helix domain-containing protein, producing MSLSQAFAKALRAARRAKELRQDDLANVTSRSYLALLESGRSGVTLEKLDQIATALRVDPLAIFAMAICSRNDEPMDVTLSRLISEIQYLTEVGAIDELREETATPRLSPTEKGLIMTAKVHSLREEGLTQKEIADELGISTATVHKHWHRRIE from the coding sequence ATGTCGCTGAGTCAGGCATTCGCGAAAGCGCTACGGGCTGCGCGTAGGGCCAAGGAGCTTCGCCAGGATGATCTCGCTAATGTAACCAGCCGAAGTTACTTAGCCTTGCTGGAGAGCGGTCGCTCTGGTGTGACGCTGGAGAAGCTTGACCAGATTGCTACAGCCTTGAGAGTTGATCCTTTAGCGATATTCGCTATGGCAATTTGCAGCCGGAACGACGAGCCAATGGATGTAACGCTCTCGCGCCTGATCTCCGAAATTCAGTACCTTACCGAAGTCGGCGCTATCGATGAGCTACGAGAGGAAACGGCCACCCCAAGGCTGTCTCCTACAGAGAAAGGCCTAATAATGACCGCCAAAGTCCACTCATTACGCGAGGAAGGACTTACCCAGAAAGAGATCGCTGATGAATTAGGTATCTCTACGGCTACCGTTCATAAGCACTGGCACAGAAGAATCGAGTGA